The following are encoded together in the bacterium genome:
- a CDS encoding aminotransferase class I/II-fold pyridoxal phosphate-dependent enzyme, with protein MSSFGPIRTAARIDGVTYAVRDVVALANQVAKSGKKMIYLNIGDPCKFDFRTPEPVVEAIVKALRDNQTSYSASEGLPEAREAIRRDAEERKGIKAIREIFVGHGASEPIETLLTALLEPGEGVLVPSPGYPLYGAVLAKLGARAVHYDLDEENGWQPDVAQMERLCDDGVRAVVLINPNNPTGSVAGRETLEKLLDLAARRKLVVLSDEIYDRMLIDPETKLVSTASLRDDVPIATFGGLSKVWLGPGLRIGWSILSGPEDSLRPLLDAMGRLVRARLCANHPVQWAVKPALEGPNTHVAEVNAKLRRRRDLLVDMVNAIPGWHCVPPRGAFYAFPKFDIPGLDDLTLVREMIQQHGVVLVHGSGFGQKEGTQHVRIVFLPQEELLKDAFTKLAEYTRSRR; from the coding sequence ATGAGCAGCTTCGGTCCGATCCGAACCGCCGCCCGCATCGACGGCGTGACGTACGCCGTTCGCGACGTCGTGGCCTTGGCCAATCAGGTCGCGAAGTCGGGCAAGAAGATGATCTACCTGAACATCGGCGATCCTTGCAAGTTCGACTTCCGCACCCCCGAGCCGGTCGTCGAGGCGATCGTCAAGGCGCTCCGCGACAACCAGACTTCCTACTCCGCGTCCGAGGGGCTGCCCGAAGCGCGGGAGGCGATCCGCCGCGACGCGGAGGAGCGCAAGGGAATCAAGGCGATCCGCGAGATCTTCGTCGGCCACGGCGCGTCGGAGCCGATCGAGACGCTCCTCACCGCGCTCCTCGAGCCGGGCGAAGGCGTCCTCGTGCCGAGCCCCGGCTATCCGCTCTACGGCGCCGTTCTGGCGAAGCTCGGCGCCCGCGCCGTCCACTACGACCTCGACGAAGAGAACGGCTGGCAGCCGGACGTCGCCCAGATGGAGCGGCTCTGCGACGACGGCGTCCGCGCAGTCGTGCTGATCAACCCCAACAACCCCACCGGCTCCGTGGCCGGCCGCGAGACGCTGGAGAAGCTGCTCGACCTCGCCGCGCGCCGCAAGCTGGTCGTCCTCTCCGACGAGATCTACGACCGGATGCTGATCGATCCGGAGACGAAGCTCGTCTCGACCGCCTCGCTGCGCGACGACGTGCCTATCGCGACTTTCGGCGGCCTCTCCAAGGTCTGGCTCGGCCCCGGCCTGAGGATCGGCTGGTCGATCCTCAGCGGCCCCGAGGACTCGCTGCGTCCGCTGCTCGACGCGATGGGCCGTCTGGTCCGCGCGCGTCTCTGCGCCAACCACCCGGTGCAGTGGGCGGTCAAGCCGGCCCTCGAAGGGCCGAACACCCACGTCGCCGAGGTCAACGCGAAGCTCCGCCGCCGCCGCGACCTTCTGGTGGACATGGTCAACGCGATCCCCGGCTGGCACTGCGTCCCGCCGCGCGGCGCCTTCTACGCCTTCCCCAAGTTCGACATCCCCGGCCTGGACGACCTGACGCTGGTCCGCGAGATGATCCAGCAGCACGGCGTGGTCCTCGTCCACGGCTCCGGCTTCGGCCAGAAGGAAGGCACGCAGCACGTGCGGATCGTCTTCCTTCCGCAGGAAGAGCTGCTCAAGGACGCCTTCACGAAGTTGGCGGAATACACCCGCTCCCGCCGCTGA
- a CDS encoding PAS domain-containing protein yields the protein MAKAASKAGEYPPADEILRVLDRGGIQTALVGGDGRVRWASEGLVRSRGEALIGGEARTHLFRRRRDAEACRREEVRETGEARRAWLPASRPGTEGPRQLLVQVRLPGGDVLDAFIDTDALEPTIPDHVFRERALSEGLRHVPAGVLLLDAEMRVSALNPSALRLLGRDEAELKGRPLAELLPPGTLPAEGRDLSRLLVVRGAIEEREIVLPHEDGARAALFNLAAVLAPDGTLAAATAVLTDITRERRLTEALERQVGHLTLLRAVGLALGRASRLDQVLRLFVAAAVHPSGLGLAAAGFFLVDEGRRTIRGRMARLAPSRRAANVRPVDGSGQELEAFAFGPVSSADRQLETTVRRFFVPLDDEDHPLVAALSSPGPCVFEAGGPEDRRPPLFASVAGRSRLVLAPLSNQGRRLGVLVAAVPPGQTIDDDRIALLGMVASTAAGAVARGRLHDELAGRLEDLRDANARLRNLQGQLLKAERLSAIGELAAEIVHQIRNPLSVVGGFARRLEKVCPPDDPRHEDLAIIIEEARRMEGILARIRQDVRLARSPAKERVDPAGVVHDAVARYTDLAREEGVGLAAAAEPGLPAVRGSREILLEVLDNLLRNAFDAIGAGGHVSVTARRIKEAIHIVVEDDGPGIAPDCLERIFEPFFTTKVGGTGLGLPLSKKLVVQCGGALSADSRQGEGSRFRIVLPVWTADEARPRNDEGE from the coding sequence GTGGCCAAGGCGGCGTCCAAGGCGGGGGAGTATCCCCCGGCCGACGAGATTCTCCGCGTTCTCGACCGAGGCGGCATCCAGACTGCGCTGGTCGGGGGGGACGGGCGCGTCCGCTGGGCCAGCGAGGGGCTGGTCCGAAGTCGCGGCGAGGCGTTGATCGGAGGGGAGGCCCGGACACATCTTTTCCGGCGGAGGCGCGACGCCGAGGCCTGCCGGCGGGAAGAGGTGCGGGAGACCGGCGAGGCCCGGCGCGCGTGGCTGCCGGCGTCGCGTCCCGGCACGGAAGGGCCGCGGCAACTCTTGGTGCAAGTGCGCTTGCCCGGGGGGGACGTTTTGGACGCCTTCATCGACACCGACGCCCTCGAGCCGACGATCCCCGACCACGTCTTTCGGGAACGGGCGCTGTCGGAAGGGCTGCGCCACGTCCCCGCGGGGGTGCTCCTGCTCGACGCCGAAATGCGGGTGTCGGCGCTCAACCCCTCGGCGCTGCGCCTGCTGGGGCGCGACGAGGCGGAGCTCAAGGGGCGGCCGCTCGCCGAGCTCCTGCCTCCGGGAACGCTGCCGGCCGAGGGGCGCGATCTCTCGCGGCTGCTCGTGGTCCGGGGGGCGATCGAAGAGCGCGAAATCGTCCTGCCGCACGAGGACGGCGCGCGCGCGGCCCTCTTCAACCTGGCCGCCGTGCTTGCGCCGGACGGGACGCTGGCCGCCGCGACGGCGGTCCTGACCGACATCACGCGGGAACGGCGGCTGACCGAGGCGCTGGAACGGCAGGTCGGGCATCTGACGCTGCTGCGCGCCGTCGGTCTCGCCTTGGGGCGCGCCTCGCGGCTCGACCAGGTCCTGCGCCTGTTCGTGGCCGCGGCGGTCCACCCGTCCGGCCTCGGCCTGGCGGCGGCGGGGTTCTTCCTGGTCGACGAGGGGCGGCGGACCATCCGCGGCCGCATGGCCCGGCTCGCCCCGAGCCGCCGCGCGGCGAACGTCCGTCCGGTGGACGGCTCCGGGCAGGAACTGGAGGCGTTCGCCTTCGGGCCGGTCTCGTCCGCCGACCGCCAGCTCGAAACGACGGTGCGGCGGTTCTTCGTCCCCCTCGACGACGAAGACCATCCCCTCGTCGCGGCGCTCTCCAGCCCCGGTCCCTGCGTCTTCGAGGCGGGCGGTCCGGAGGACCGGCGGCCGCCGCTCTTCGCCTCGGTCGCCGGACGGTCGCGGCTGGTCCTCGCGCCGCTGAGCAACCAAGGGCGGCGGCTCGGCGTGCTCGTCGCCGCGGTCCCTCCCGGGCAGACGATCGACGACGACCGGATCGCCTTGCTCGGGATGGTCGCGTCGACGGCCGCCGGCGCGGTGGCGCGGGGGCGGCTGCACGACGAGCTGGCCGGGCGGCTCGAGGATCTCCGCGACGCCAACGCGCGTCTGCGCAATCTGCAGGGGCAGCTGCTCAAGGCGGAACGCCTGTCGGCGATCGGGGAACTGGCGGCGGAGATCGTCCACCAGATCCGCAATCCGCTGTCGGTCGTCGGCGGGTTCGCGCGCCGGCTGGAGAAGGTCTGCCCGCCCGACGATCCGCGGCACGAGGACCTGGCGATCATCATCGAGGAGGCGCGGCGGATGGAGGGGATCCTGGCAAGGATCCGTCAGGACGTCCGCTTGGCGCGCAGCCCGGCGAAGGAAAGGGTCGATCCGGCCGGCGTCGTGCACGACGCCGTCGCCAGATACACCGACCTCGCCCGCGAGGAGGGGGTCGGTCTGGCCGCCGCCGCCGAGCCGGGACTGCCGGCCGTCCGCGGCAGCCGCGAGATCCTGCTGGAAGTGCTCGACAACCTGCTGCGGAACGCCTTCGACGCGATCGGCGCCGGCGGGCACGTGTCCGTGACGGCGCGGCGGATCAAGGAGGCGATCCACATCGTCGTCGAGGACGATGGTCCGGGGATCGCGCCCGACTGTCTCGAACGTATCTTCGAGCCGTTCTTCACGACGAAAGTCGGCGGGACCGGTCTGGGGCTGCCGCTTTCCAAGAAGCTGGTCGTGCAGTGCGGAGGGGCGTTGAGCGCCGACAGCCGGCAGGGAGAGGGCTCGCGGTTCCGCATCGTCCTCCCGGTCTGGACGGCGGACGAGGCGCGCCCGCGGAACGACGAAGGGGAGTGA
- a CDS encoding response regulator, whose product MAVILVVDDEPHLRLLYRKDLEDAGHTVLEAGSAEEGLKAFAERRPDLVVLDVRMPGMNGLEAMARILDRDRRVPIVLNTAYDSYRDDFTSWAADAYVTKGADTEELLRVVRRLLEEREHL is encoded by the coding sequence ATGGCCGTGATTCTCGTCGTGGACGACGAGCCGCACCTCCGGCTCCTGTACCGCAAGGACCTCGAAGACGCGGGGCACACCGTCCTCGAGGCCGGATCGGCGGAGGAGGGGCTCAAGGCGTTCGCGGAGCGGCGTCCGGACTTGGTCGTGCTCGACGTGCGGATGCCGGGGATGAACGGACTCGAGGCGATGGCCCGGATTCTCGACCGCGACCGGCGGGTGCCGATCGTCCTCAACACCGCCTACGACTCGTACCGCGACGACTTCACCTCGTGGGCCGCCGACGCCTACGTCACCAAGGGCGCCGACACCGAAGAGCTGCTCCGCGTCGTGCGGCGGCTGCTCGAGGAGCGGGAGCACCTC